Proteins found in one Opitutaceae bacterium genomic segment:
- a CDS encoding phosphate/phosphite/phosphonate ABC transporter substrate-binding protein, translating to MLRATLLLFLITLSSFAAAPVDKFILALKPDKNPEVMRAERDALSAALAQKLGRPVETVIPLSAAVILEGFANGTIDAGYLSATDLVNARAKQVGRLLLAGQFADGRTAYDSYWVVKKDSPYQSIADLRGRPVAFASRTSTSGFALPLLDLRKRGLITDEADLDAFFGRGNVFWGSGYVSAIERVLAGEAEAAAVSYYVLDQDKHLSLEQRAKLRKLQSQGPVPSHVIAVRTSLSEADASALKAALLSFNEGDAASLRDRVFTTQLVETDETAHVASLQEALALAKKALKQ from the coding sequence ATGCTAAGAGCCACCTTACTGCTATTCCTGATCACGCTTTCGAGTTTTGCGGCTGCACCGGTCGACAAATTCATCCTGGCCCTGAAGCCCGACAAGAACCCGGAGGTCATGCGTGCGGAGCGCGATGCGCTGAGTGCCGCACTGGCGCAGAAGCTGGGCCGACCCGTGGAGACGGTCATCCCCTTGTCTGCTGCGGTGATCCTGGAAGGATTTGCGAATGGGACCATCGACGCCGGGTATCTTTCGGCGACGGACCTGGTCAACGCACGTGCAAAGCAAGTGGGTCGCCTGCTCCTTGCCGGCCAGTTCGCCGACGGGAGGACGGCCTACGACAGCTACTGGGTGGTGAAGAAGGACTCCCCCTACCAGAGCATCGCCGACCTGCGCGGCCGCCCAGTTGCGTTTGCGAGCCGCACAAGCACCTCCGGGTTCGCCCTCCCGTTGCTCGACCTGCGCAAGCGGGGCCTGATTACCGATGAGGCGGACTTGGACGCGTTTTTTGGCCGCGGCAATGTGTTCTGGGGCAGCGGCTACGTCTCGGCGATTGAGCGGGTCCTGGCGGGTGAGGCTGAGGCCGCGGCGGTCAGCTATTATGTCCTGGACCAGGACAAGCATCTCTCGCTCGAACAACGCGCCAAGCTCCGCAAGCTACAGTCCCAAGGACCCGTGCCGAGCCACGTCATTGCCGTCCGTACCAGCCTCTCTGAAGCGGACGCGAGCGCCCTGAAGGCGGCGCTCTTATCGTTCAATGAAGGTGATGCGGCGTCGCTTCGCGATCGTGTCTTCACGACGCAGCTGGTCGAAACCGACGAAACGGCGCATGTCGCCTCGCTTCAGGAGGCGCTGGCTCTCGCCAAAAAGGCCTTGAAGCAGTGA
- the mutL gene encoding DNA mismatch repair endonuclease MutL codes for MGKVHRLPDHVANQIAAGEVIERPAAVIKELVENALDAGATRVEVEFRHGGRSLMRVEDNGAGMSRDDALLALERHATSKISLADDLNRLASFGFRGEALPSIASVSRFELQTREASSEAGTEILVNGGKLEHVRECGRPVGTRIEVTHLFNSVPARRKFLKSDLTETAHIVQTVRLYALAFPQVAFVLLEGGREIFRSPRCTGLRERVGELFGRQTAEDLVEIEAEERGLRLSGLIGRPAIGRGTRHEMITFINQRPVDSRTLNYALLESYQEWLPKGRYPVAFLFYEIDPAAVDVNVHPAKREVRFRDEAQTRGFVIRALLSKLRSLGVEATRAPISVPVLRPVSPPPPGAPSFSLRVMPPTAASASAATSHALPSAGGAGSVPLGTGGLSTPHSGSEPVSTSHETRSPTATTAVTSRHWRWLGVAHSNSAVFETPSGVVLLDRRATHERIWFERIQREVNAGAVPSQHLLLPVPMEFDPVSAAVMKEQAPFLREYGFEVAEFGGNCFRIEAVPQWVEPLEAGNFVRDWIGGLREGRFSGGRGQIARDALARMAAAKAIRLPELRTDVEARALVNDLFLCENPLVSPSGRATFFELTHGEIARRSGRSQ; via the coding sequence ATGGGAAAGGTCCACCGGCTTCCGGATCACGTTGCCAACCAGATCGCGGCCGGCGAGGTCATCGAAAGGCCCGCAGCCGTGATCAAGGAGCTCGTGGAAAACGCGCTCGATGCGGGCGCGACACGGGTGGAGGTCGAGTTCCGGCATGGCGGTCGCTCGCTGATGCGCGTGGAGGACAATGGCGCGGGCATGTCCCGCGACGACGCGCTGCTGGCGCTCGAGCGGCACGCCACGAGCAAGATCTCGCTCGCCGACGACCTAAACCGGCTTGCGAGCTTCGGCTTTCGCGGCGAGGCGCTGCCCTCGATTGCGAGCGTATCCAGGTTTGAACTACAGACGCGCGAGGCGTCCTCCGAAGCCGGCACCGAGATCCTTGTCAACGGCGGCAAGCTCGAACATGTCCGCGAATGCGGGCGGCCTGTGGGCACGCGCATCGAGGTCACCCACCTGTTCAATTCCGTCCCCGCACGGCGGAAGTTTCTCAAAAGCGACCTGACCGAGACGGCGCATATTGTCCAGACGGTGCGCCTGTATGCCCTCGCATTTCCGCAGGTGGCGTTCGTGTTGCTCGAGGGCGGGCGGGAGATTTTCCGCTCCCCGCGCTGCACGGGGCTGCGCGAACGGGTGGGGGAGTTGTTTGGCCGCCAGACGGCCGAGGACCTCGTTGAGATCGAGGCCGAGGAAAGAGGCCTGCGCCTGTCGGGCCTCATCGGCAGGCCGGCGATCGGTCGCGGCACACGCCACGAGATGATCACCTTCATCAACCAACGGCCTGTCGACAGCCGCACCCTCAACTACGCACTGCTTGAGAGTTACCAGGAATGGCTCCCGAAAGGACGCTATCCCGTCGCGTTCCTCTTCTACGAGATCGACCCCGCGGCCGTGGATGTCAACGTGCACCCGGCGAAGCGTGAAGTGCGTTTCCGCGACGAGGCGCAAACACGCGGCTTCGTCATCCGCGCCCTGCTGTCGAAGCTCCGGTCGCTCGGGGTGGAAGCGACAAGGGCTCCGATTTCCGTCCCGGTCCTGAGACCCGTGTCCCCTCCGCCGCCCGGCGCACCTTCATTTTCCCTCAGGGTGATGCCACCGACTGCCGCGTCCGCTTCTGCGGCGACCTCGCACGCCCTTCCCTCGGCAGGAGGAGCCGGATCGGTACCTCTCGGTACGGGTGGTTTGTCCACACCGCATTCTGGGAGTGAGCCCGTTTCCACATCGCATGAAACGCGATCGCCGACGGCAACGACAGCCGTCACCAGCCGCCATTGGCGCTGGCTCGGCGTGGCGCACAGCAACTCCGCCGTCTTCGAAACACCGTCCGGCGTCGTGCTGCTCGATCGCCGCGCCACCCATGAACGGATTTGGTTTGAACGTATCCAACGCGAAGTGAACGCAGGGGCTGTGCCGAGCCAGCACCTGTTGCTGCCTGTGCCCATGGAATTTGATCCTGTCAGCGCGGCCGTCATGAAGGAGCAGGCGCCTTTCCTTAGGGAGTACGGCTTCGAGGTCGCGGAGTTTGGCGGCAACTGCTTCCGCATCGAAGCCGTGCCGCAGTGGGTGGAGCCATTGGAAGCCGGTAATTTCGTCCGCGATTGGATCGGAGGCCTGCGCGAAGGGCGATTTTCCGGCGGCCGTGGACAAATCGCGCGTGACGCTTTGGCACGCATGGCGGCGGCGAAAGCGATTCGGCTGCCTGAACTGCGGACAGACGTCGAGGCGCGTGCGCTGGTAAATGACTTATTTTTATGTGAAAATCCTTTGGTGAGCCCGTCAGGACGCGCGACTTTCTTCGAACTCACACACGGCGAAATCGCTCGTCGATCGGGACGTTCACAATGA
- a CDS encoding ATP-binding cassette domain-containing protein produces the protein MTGRTHVALHGLGVQRGGRWLFQNLTLEVPRGRFVAVVGPSGVGKSSLLGCLAGSVPADTGTVRIVDPNGSAFEPSQCASRLGVVFQHNLLVPNETVLTNTLCGRLGRYPWWRTCLGFPRADRAEAWRILKDLGLESHVNRWVCQTSGGEQQRTAVARALLQQPDLYLADEPVSNLDVYLTGRVLGILRQEAHAHGRTVFCVLHNPDLVERFADLVLSLSPGDPSAWKMREVAR, from the coding sequence GTGACCGGGCGCACCCATGTCGCGCTTCACGGCCTCGGTGTGCAACGCGGGGGCCGCTGGCTGTTCCAGAACCTGACCCTCGAGGTTCCGCGCGGCCGCTTTGTCGCGGTCGTCGGGCCCTCGGGCGTTGGCAAATCCTCGCTGCTGGGCTGCCTCGCTGGTAGTGTTCCGGCGGATACAGGGACTGTTCGGATCGTCGATCCAAATGGGAGCGCGTTCGAGCCAAGCCAGTGCGCCTCGCGCCTCGGTGTGGTTTTCCAGCACAACCTTCTCGTGCCCAATGAGACCGTCCTGACGAACACCCTCTGCGGACGGCTTGGCCGGTATCCCTGGTGGCGCACCTGCCTTGGCTTTCCCCGGGCGGATCGGGCCGAGGCCTGGCGGATCCTCAAGGACCTTGGGCTCGAATCGCACGTCAATCGTTGGGTCTGCCAGACCTCGGGCGGCGAACAGCAGCGGACGGCGGTTGCCCGCGCCCTGCTGCAGCAACCCGACCTGTATCTTGCGGACGAGCCTGTTTCGAATCTCGACGTTTACCTCACAGGCCGTGTCCTGGGCATTTTGAGACAGGAAGCTCATGCTCACGGCCGCACGGTTTTTTGTGTCTTGCACAACCCCGACTTGGTCGAACGGTTTGCGGACCTGGTGCTCAGTCTCTCTCCAGGGGATCCCAGTGCGTGGAAGATGCGTGAGGTGGCCCGATGA
- a CDS encoding glycogen/starch/alpha-glucan phosphorylase codes for MPTAPKSKKSTTTPAAAESAAAVADNGKIKQAILRHLTYTLARDVHTATKRDWWIATAMAVREHVLARLISTQGVHNASNVRRLYYLSLEYLMGRLMENNLYNTGQFDAAVSALKELGVDFEEIREQEVDMGLGNGGLGRLAACFLDSLATLDYPAIGYGIHYEFGLFRQEFVDGHQVEHPDSWMIFGTPWEVMRPEYAVSVQIYGNVENVFDDRGNYRPKWVNTREVLGVPYDIPIAGYGTKTVNLLRLWRSRSTEEFDLAAFNSGGYVDAVREKAVGETISKVLYPNDKTENGKELRLVQQYFFVSCSLRDIIRRHFRIQGNTWDNFTGKVAVQLNDTHPAVAVAELMRILLDEHLFSWDAAWAIVTRTFNYTNHTLMPEALEKWGVPLFGRVLPRHLQIIFEMNTRLMKVIDAKWPGDVAKMRACSLIDEGGAKSVRMANLSVVGSGTVNGVAALHTDLLKKFLFPEFDELYPGKFQNKTNGITPRRWLQSCNPRLTNLITTTLGHADWVRDLDLLRGLEKHADNKKFQEEFLAIKRENKVALAAVIKAECGVVVSPDALFDVQIKRLHEYKRQHLNLLHVLALYRRLLQNPGLDMVPRVFVFAAKAAPGYDLAKNIIRAINVIGARINNDERIGGKLKVVFLPNYRVSLAEKIIPAADVSEQISTAGKEASGTGNMKLALNGALTVGTLDGANVEIGEEVGEDNIFIFGLTVEEVEALHAKGYNPRSYYERDDELRAIVDWLGSNYFTPNEQNAFGAVQHSLLGGGDPYLVLADFRSYSDAHQRIDAAYRDRASWARKAILNTARVGKFSSDRTIREYAEQIWNLPSVKV; via the coding sequence ATGCCCACGGCTCCGAAATCCAAGAAGAGCACCACAACTCCGGCCGCAGCCGAATCCGCTGCAGCTGTCGCCGACAACGGCAAGATCAAGCAAGCCATCCTACGGCACTTGACCTACACCCTGGCCCGCGATGTCCACACCGCCACGAAGCGCGATTGGTGGATCGCCACGGCCATGGCCGTTCGTGAGCACGTGCTCGCCCGACTCATTTCCACGCAGGGCGTGCACAATGCGAGCAACGTGCGACGTCTCTATTATCTTTCCCTCGAGTACCTCATGGGTCGCTTGATGGAGAACAACCTCTATAACACCGGCCAATTCGACGCGGCAGTCTCGGCCCTGAAGGAACTCGGCGTGGACTTCGAAGAGATCCGTGAGCAGGAAGTCGACATGGGACTCGGCAATGGCGGCCTCGGGCGCCTCGCCGCCTGTTTCCTCGATTCCCTTGCCACGCTTGATTATCCTGCGATCGGCTATGGCATCCATTATGAGTTCGGGCTCTTCCGCCAGGAGTTCGTCGATGGCCATCAGGTCGAGCACCCGGATTCTTGGATGATCTTCGGCACGCCGTGGGAAGTCATGCGCCCCGAATATGCCGTGTCGGTGCAGATCTACGGTAATGTCGAGAATGTGTTCGACGATCGTGGCAACTATCGTCCCAAGTGGGTGAACACCCGCGAGGTCCTTGGCGTGCCCTACGATATCCCGATCGCGGGCTATGGCACGAAGACGGTCAACCTGCTTCGCCTCTGGCGCTCGCGCTCCACGGAGGAGTTCGACCTCGCCGCGTTCAACTCGGGCGGCTACGTCGACGCTGTGCGCGAGAAGGCCGTGGGTGAAACGATCTCGAAGGTCCTTTACCCGAACGACAAGACCGAGAACGGCAAGGAACTGCGCCTCGTGCAGCAGTACTTCTTCGTCTCCTGCTCGCTGCGCGATATCATTCGTCGCCACTTCCGCATCCAAGGCAACACTTGGGACAATTTCACCGGCAAGGTGGCCGTGCAACTCAATGACACCCACCCGGCCGTCGCCGTCGCGGAGCTGATGCGCATCCTGCTCGACGAGCACCTCTTCAGCTGGGACGCCGCCTGGGCAATCGTGACGCGCACGTTCAACTACACGAACCACACGCTGATGCCGGAGGCGCTCGAAAAATGGGGCGTTCCTCTCTTCGGCCGCGTTCTCCCTCGTCACCTCCAGATCATCTTCGAGATGAACACGCGCCTCATGAAGGTCATCGACGCCAAATGGCCGGGGGATGTGGCAAAGATGCGCGCCTGCTCGCTGATCGATGAAGGCGGTGCGAAGTCCGTCCGCATGGCAAACCTCTCCGTCGTCGGCTCCGGCACAGTGAACGGAGTGGCCGCGCTGCACACCGACCTGTTGAAGAAGTTCCTCTTCCCGGAGTTCGACGAACTCTATCCGGGCAAGTTCCAGAACAAGACCAACGGAATCACGCCGCGCCGCTGGCTCCAGTCCTGCAATCCGCGCCTCACGAACCTCATCACCACGACCCTTGGCCACGCGGATTGGGTTCGCGATCTTGACCTTCTCCGAGGCCTCGAGAAGCATGCCGACAACAAGAAATTCCAGGAAGAATTCCTCGCCATCAAGCGGGAGAACAAGGTCGCGCTCGCGGCCGTGATCAAGGCGGAGTGCGGAGTCGTCGTGTCTCCCGATGCGCTCTTCGACGTCCAGATCAAGCGCCTGCATGAGTACAAGCGACAGCACTTGAACCTGCTGCATGTGCTCGCCCTGTACCGGCGCCTCCTCCAGAATCCGGGCCTCGACATGGTGCCTCGCGTCTTCGTCTTTGCCGCGAAGGCAGCCCCCGGCTACGACCTTGCCAAGAACATCATCCGGGCGATCAACGTCATTGGCGCCCGCATCAACAACGACGAACGCATCGGCGGGAAACTCAAGGTCGTCTTCCTGCCCAACTACCGCGTCTCGCTCGCCGAGAAGATCATCCCGGCGGCGGATGTCTCGGAGCAGATTTCAACCGCAGGCAAGGAAGCGTCAGGCACGGGCAACATGAAGCTTGCGCTGAATGGCGCCCTGACCGTCGGCACGCTGGACGGTGCCAACGTCGAGATCGGCGAGGAAGTGGGCGAAGACAACATCTTCATCTTCGGCCTGACGGTTGAGGAGGTGGAGGCCTTGCATGCGAAGGGTTACAACCCGAGGAGTTACTACGAGCGCGACGACGAGCTGCGTGCAATTGTCGATTGGCTGGGGTCCAACTACTTCACGCCAAATGAGCAAAACGCGTTTGGCGCCGTGCAGCACAGCCTGCTGGGCGGTGGCGACCCTTACCTGGTCCTGGCTGACTTCCGCTCCTACAGCGATGCCCATCAAAGGATCGACGCGGCCTACCGCGACCGCGCCAGCTGGGCTCGGAAAGCGATCCTCAACACGGCCCGCGTGGGCAAGTTCTCCAGTGACCGGACGATCCGCGAGTATGCGGAGCAAATCTGGAACTTGCCTTCTGTGAAAGTCTGA
- the argH gene encoding argininosuccinate lyase — protein sequence MAKSSQVTWGGRFSAGPDALMLTFSESVSFDKRLAPFDIRGSQAHAAMLAHVGILTKAEAKAICNGLGEILGEIEAGRFEWDVKLEDVHMNIEQALTKRVPAAAKLHTARSRNDQVATDMRLFFKEAASVLDEAIANAQRGILTVAENNRDVLIPGYTHLQRAQPVYLPHHLFAYLEMLDRDRLRLAELADRANWCPLGAGAIAGTTLPIDREFTARELGFVDAKGRPRVTQNSMDTVADRDLFLDFAHACAVLGVHFSRIAEDLILWSSAEFKFVELPDAFCTGSSLMPQKKNPDSCELLRGKSGRLVGNLQTLFTLVKGLPLTYNRDLQEDKPPVFDSFDQARLCSEVLAGTFFGMEFNRTRCAEAVADPALLATDLADYLVERGCPFREAHHAVGAVVRIAEKLGVKLNDVPDAEVRSLHPKFGEDWKSVFNLERGLSKRVGTGMPGPRQVAAQFKRWQKRLG from the coding sequence ATGGCCAAATCGTCTCAAGTCACCTGGGGCGGACGCTTCTCCGCCGGTCCTGACGCCCTCATGCTCACGTTCAGCGAGTCGGTCTCGTTCGACAAGCGTCTTGCGCCGTTCGACATTCGCGGCAGCCAGGCGCACGCCGCGATGCTGGCCCATGTGGGAATTCTGACCAAAGCCGAGGCCAAGGCGATTTGCAACGGCCTGGGTGAGATCCTCGGCGAGATCGAAGCCGGCCGGTTCGAATGGGACGTGAAGCTCGAGGATGTCCACATGAACATCGAGCAGGCCCTGACGAAGCGGGTGCCCGCCGCGGCGAAACTGCACACCGCGCGCAGCCGCAATGACCAAGTGGCCACCGACATGCGACTCTTCTTCAAGGAGGCCGCCTCCGTCTTGGACGAGGCGATTGCCAACGCCCAGCGGGGGATCCTCACGGTGGCCGAGAACAACCGCGATGTGCTGATCCCGGGTTACACCCACCTGCAACGCGCCCAGCCCGTTTACCTGCCGCACCACCTGTTCGCCTACCTGGAAATGCTCGACCGCGACCGGCTCCGGCTGGCGGAGCTCGCGGACCGCGCCAACTGGTGTCCACTTGGCGCCGGGGCGATTGCCGGCACCACGCTCCCGATCGACCGCGAGTTCACAGCGCGCGAACTGGGCTTCGTCGACGCCAAGGGCAGGCCGCGTGTCACCCAAAACTCAATGGACACCGTCGCCGACCGCGATCTCTTCCTCGATTTCGCCCACGCCTGCGCTGTTCTCGGGGTTCATTTCTCCCGAATTGCCGAGGACCTCATCCTTTGGAGCAGCGCGGAGTTCAAGTTTGTCGAGTTGCCCGACGCCTTCTGCACCGGCTCCTCGCTCATGCCGCAAAAGAAGAATCCGGACTCCTGCGAATTGCTTCGAGGCAAGTCCGGCCGTCTCGTTGGCAATCTGCAAACCCTGTTCACTTTGGTGAAGGGTCTGCCTCTCACGTACAACCGCGACCTCCAGGAGGATAAACCGCCGGTGTTCGATAGCTTCGACCAGGCGCGCCTTTGCTCGGAGGTGCTTGCCGGCACGTTCTTCGGCATGGAGTTCAACCGTACCCGTTGCGCGGAGGCCGTCGCGGATCCGGCACTGCTCGCCACCGATCTCGCCGACTACCTGGTGGAACGCGGATGCCCCTTCCGCGAGGCGCACCACGCCGTCGGCGCAGTCGTGCGCATTGCCGAGAAACTCGGAGTCAAGTTGAACGATGTTCCCGATGCCGAGGTCCGCTCGCTCCATCCCAAGTTTGGTGAGGACTGGAAGTCGGTGTTCAATCTCGAGCGCGGGCTCTCAAAGCGCGTGGGCACCGGCATGCCCGGGCCGCGCCAGGTTGCCGCCCAGTTCAAGCGGTGGCAAAAGCGCCTCGGCTGA
- the rrtA gene encoding rhombosortase encodes MKSFPYLIAMTAVASVALWLQHWLTSVFEFSRAGISNGEVWRLVTGHLCHFSPSHLLWDVLLFIALGTWVERRSRRAWLAVVGIGALAVSLAVWWLAPELQRYRGLSGLDSALFAWIAFDLTRFGWKARRWSATGLGGGALIGLLGKSCYEGVTGSLLFVDPGQQFVPVPLAHGVGALVGIGVCLATPLLSARRSEQHSL; translated from the coding sequence ATGAAATCCTTTCCCTACCTGATTGCGATGACAGCCGTCGCCTCCGTCGCGCTCTGGCTGCAGCACTGGTTGACCTCCGTTTTCGAGTTCAGCCGCGCGGGCATTAGCAACGGCGAGGTCTGGCGCCTCGTTACAGGTCATCTGTGCCACTTCAGCCCAAGCCACCTGCTCTGGGATGTCCTCCTCTTCATCGCACTCGGCACCTGGGTCGAGCGACGCAGCCGCCGCGCTTGGCTGGCCGTGGTGGGAATCGGCGCCTTGGCCGTCAGTCTCGCCGTCTGGTGGCTGGCGCCCGAACTGCAACGCTACCGCGGCCTTTCGGGCTTGGACAGCGCTCTCTTCGCCTGGATCGCGTTCGACCTCACACGCTTTGGCTGGAAGGCGCGGAGGTGGTCCGCCACGGGCTTGGGTGGAGGCGCCTTGATTGGGCTGCTTGGCAAGTCTTGCTACGAAGGGGTCACCGGCTCCCTTTTGTTCGTGGACCCCGGCCAGCAGTTTGTCCCAGTACCACTCGCTCACGGCGTGGGGGCCCTGGTCGGCATCGGCGTGTGTCTCGCCACTCCTTTGCTCTCCGCGCGACGGAGTGAGCAACACTCCCTCTAA
- the phnE gene encoding phosphonate ABC transporter, permease protein PhnE, producing the protein MTPPSDLPPRRAWHERLNVFSVALVTFALGIAASLPALRGSGRSLDYIGNIKRLLGAFLPPDWSVWQETLSALAETFQIAICATALATLLSIPLAALGARTIAPVWVVVPVRLVMNAARTVPSLIWALIGVAIVGANPLAGVIGLTFYSVGYLGKFISDAFESVDADVARGLRTIGADRVQAFQFGLWPHARPLVVGHVLWMLEYNLRAASIIGYVGAGGLGLQLASYYEYYAWSKVATVLIFILALVTLLDFAGEAMRRSITRHLGAK; encoded by the coding sequence ATGACGCCGCCCTCCGATCTTCCTCCGCGTCGAGCGTGGCATGAGCGCCTGAATGTCTTTTCGGTCGCGCTGGTCACCTTTGCACTTGGGATTGCAGCGTCCTTGCCGGCACTGCGCGGCTCGGGACGCTCACTGGACTATATTGGGAACATCAAGCGACTCCTGGGCGCGTTTCTCCCTCCTGATTGGTCGGTGTGGCAGGAGACGCTCTCAGCGCTTGCGGAGACCTTCCAGATTGCGATCTGTGCGACGGCACTGGCCACGTTGCTCTCTATTCCCCTGGCGGCCCTGGGTGCACGGACGATTGCCCCGGTGTGGGTGGTGGTGCCGGTGCGGTTGGTGATGAACGCGGCTCGTACGGTGCCCAGCCTGATTTGGGCGTTGATTGGCGTGGCCATTGTGGGAGCCAATCCCTTGGCCGGCGTCATCGGGTTGACCTTCTATTCAGTTGGTTACCTGGGAAAATTCATCAGCGACGCCTTTGAGTCTGTTGATGCAGACGTGGCGCGTGGCCTCCGTACGATTGGTGCGGATCGCGTGCAGGCGTTTCAATTTGGCCTTTGGCCGCATGCCCGGCCCCTGGTGGTGGGACATGTGTTGTGGATGCTTGAATACAACCTGCGCGCCGCCTCGATCATCGGCTATGTCGGAGCCGGCGGGCTCGGCCTTCAGCTTGCGAGCTACTATGAGTACTACGCGTGGAGCAAGGTGGCGACCGTCCTGATCTTCATTCTTGCGCTCGTGACCCTCCTGGACTTCGCCGGTGAAGCGATGAGGCGGTCGATAACGCGGCATCTCGGCGCGAAATAG
- a CDS encoding VIT and VWA domain-containing protein — MHSSIKTLVLAAVTSAASLVCHAAGTLKPVTAATNPIQIRSHQADVVINNGFAQVEVSQVFFNPNATDLEAIYAFPVPKGATLAEVTIQTGEKVLRGEVLPRGEAEKVYESEKNSGNDAGLARKNSYQNFEYKVSPVRANSEVSLRFTYYQPLEIDSGVGRFVYPLEEGGTDEVAKSFWTTNSQVEGTLGIRVELKSAAPVTDVRMPGFETAASVNKLSDSHYQASLDRPGAKLDRDFVFYYRLADSLPGRVEVIPYRASKDKPGTFMMVVTPGVDLKPINRGADYVYVLDTSGSMQGKLGMLANGVGQAIGQMKPEDRFRVVTFNNGSQEIIGWTQATPENVRAALEKIKALQPTGGTNLFAGLERGLQRLDSDRATSLVLVTDGVANEGVVDPASFRKLLQQHDLRVFGFLMGNNANWPLMRTIAEATGGFYQGVSNEDDIVGQLLLAKGKIAFEALHDASFKFSGARVFDTTGDLPGKVYRGQQLVVFGRFENSGRATVTLNARLTGEDKQYTTTFDFPEVDTRNPEIERLWAMAQVEQLEQKESLGLVPPTEAKDAITQLGVNFQIVTDQTAMVVLDDASFQRNGIERRNLDRTTLERQAQALRAQLPAQSNQVDQSNPAFPAQAPHVNHFSLGGGAFEVHTAGVIFLCLIAFAVCLGRAQSSAKGVKEQKRG; from the coding sequence ATGCACTCATCTATCAAGACACTCGTTCTCGCCGCGGTGACTTCAGCCGCGTCTCTCGTCTGCCACGCCGCGGGCACGCTCAAGCCGGTCACGGCTGCGACGAATCCCATCCAGATCCGCTCCCATCAGGCCGACGTGGTCATCAACAATGGCTTCGCACAGGTCGAAGTCAGCCAGGTGTTCTTCAATCCGAACGCGACCGACCTCGAGGCCATCTACGCCTTCCCCGTCCCCAAGGGCGCCACACTCGCCGAGGTCACTATCCAAACGGGCGAGAAGGTCCTCCGGGGCGAGGTCCTCCCCCGGGGCGAAGCCGAGAAGGTGTATGAGTCGGAAAAGAACTCCGGCAACGACGCCGGGCTCGCCCGCAAGAACTCGTATCAGAACTTCGAATACAAGGTTTCGCCGGTCCGCGCCAACTCGGAGGTGTCCCTGCGGTTCACCTACTACCAGCCACTCGAGATCGACTCCGGCGTAGGTCGCTTCGTCTACCCACTCGAGGAGGGAGGTACCGACGAGGTCGCCAAGAGCTTCTGGACGACAAATTCGCAGGTGGAGGGCACCCTCGGCATCCGCGTGGAGCTGAAATCCGCCGCCCCCGTCACCGACGTGCGCATGCCGGGCTTCGAAACCGCCGCCTCCGTCAACAAGCTCTCGGATTCGCACTACCAGGCGTCCCTCGATCGCCCGGGCGCCAAACTCGACCGCGACTTCGTGTTCTACTACCGCCTCGCCGACTCACTTCCCGGCCGCGTCGAGGTGATTCCCTACCGCGCCTCCAAGGATAAGCCGGGCACCTTCATGATGGTCGTCACGCCCGGCGTCGACCTCAAGCCGATCAACCGGGGTGCAGACTACGTGTACGTCCTCGACACTTCCGGCTCCATGCAGGGAAAGCTCGGCATGCTCGCCAATGGCGTGGGCCAGGCCATCGGCCAAATGAAACCCGAAGATCGCTTCCGCGTCGTGACCTTCAACAATGGGTCGCAGGAAATCATCGGCTGGACCCAGGCCACCCCCGAAAATGTCCGCGCCGCCCTCGAGAAGATCAAGGCACTGCAGCCCACGGGTGGAACCAATCTATTCGCGGGCCTCGAACGCGGGCTCCAGCGGCTCGACTCCGACCGCGCGACTTCACTCGTCCTCGTAACCGACGGTGTGGCCAACGAGGGGGTGGTCGACCCCGCCTCCTTTCGAAAGCTTCTGCAACAGCATGATCTCCGAGTCTTTGGATTTCTTATGGGAAACAACGCCAATTGGCCGCTCATGCGAACGATTGCCGAAGCCACTGGCGGATTCTATCAGGGGGTTAGCAACGAAGACGATATTGTCGGCCAGCTCCTCCTTGCTAAGGGGAAGATCGCCTTTGAAGCACTCCACGACGCGAGTTTCAAATTCTCAGGCGCACGCGTCTTCGACACCACCGGCGATCTCCCAGGAAAGGTCTACCGCGGCCAGCAACTGGTGGTGTTCGGGCGCTTCGAAAACTCCGGCCGGGCAACCGTCACGCTGAACGCCCGCCTCACGGGCGAAGACAAACAGTACACCACCACGTTCGACTTCCCGGAGGTCGATACCCGCAACCCGGAAATCGAACGTCTGTGGGCCATGGCGCAGGTCGAACAGCTCGAGCAGAAGGAAAGCCTCGGTCTGGTCCCGCCCACCGAAGCGAAAGACGCCATCACCCAGCTCGGTGTGAATTTCCAAATCGTCACCGATCAGACAGCCATGGTGGTGCTCGATGACGCGTCCTTCCAGCGCAATGGCATCGAACGCCGCAATCTCGATCGCACCACGCTCGAACGCCAGGCCCAGGCGCTCCGCGCCCAACTGCCGGCCCAGTCTAACCAGGTCGATCAGTCCAATCCGGCGTTCCCCGCCCAGGCGCCACACGTGAACCACTTCAGCCTCGGTGGCGGGGCCTTCGAGGTCCACACCGCAGGCGTGATCTTCCTGTGCCTGATCGCCTTCGCAGTCTGCCTGGGGCGAGCCCAGTCGTCCGCCAAGGGAGTCAAGGAACAGAAACGTGGGTGA